In the Oscarella lobularis chromosome 9, ooOscLobu1.1, whole genome shotgun sequence genome, CCTGTCTCATGGGGTATCAGGGACCGATTTATCCTCAGACCGATTTATCTTCGGACTGGTGTTCTCTAAGAATGGAGTTATTGTAAGTGTTATTATGACAAGAGTTTCGTGTTGCAGAAAACGTGTTAGAAGGACTAAGACAACGGCTGTTTTCATGCATCTTTTCCTGGCTGCTTTAATCGAAACGGCTGTGcgttaaataattaaattggAGGACGATTGGGgacgaagtgaagaagaatGTGTGAACTACAGAAGACCACGGACGTCACTACATGGCTCAAACGCGGGCACATTCGACAAGCTTTCCGATGTGGTCGTTCACCTccgggccccgaggtgactaaataaaaactggcccaactcttgagccagagaggtAAAAAGTGGCTCGAACGCAGGGGAGCCCAAcccctactccagtggcacgagtgataaactgccaccccacttgggcaagacgcggtgggtcacaatagcggtccccctggaaccaGGCCGGCAGCACTCACATCCGAGCGCTGccggtcccaggcgtccgagccgggagactaaacaggctccaactccgacgggggagtagTGAGGTTGACCCCCACCCAACTGAAGCCTGTACGGGTCCTTGCGGCCCGTGCAGGTGGACAGCAACGACAGGAAGACCTCtgcgcaatttttttgtatttccggtttacttccgggtttataTTTAATAAAATTGTGGCTTTGTCGATATCAGTTCTTCTGCGTGCGACGCGCCTTAATTCCTCGCGCAGACGAGACCTTTCAGGGAAGGTCCCGGAGCAGTTTCAAATCTAAATGCACaagggtcatgctcaggacccttTCACATTGCTACGCTACaacaacgacggcgacaactACTACTACAGAGGGCTAGTTATAAAAAACTGTCAGATAAAAAGTGTTACAAAGCCATCTTCTCTGCCTTTGTATTTCTTCCACGACTGCCAGACGCAATATCTTACAAGAGGCTTTCCAGATAAGACACAGATTCCCAATATCTACCAAATATGCAAAAGGAGACAAGGATGAATAGGCTATAGCGAAGGGAAAGGCTAGGATTAATGCTACTTGCCTTTGTAAGAGCAGGCAGTTTGAACCCCTGGAGCATGACGCAGTAAACATTAGGCCATTCTATGACGTGGAGTCGctgtcctttttctttcttctgcttcctTATTCCTAAAAATAGGTATGAAAAAATTCCTCAAATCTTGCTTAAATTTAACTTAGGTATAGAAGTTCCTGAGGATTTTATAGGCCGTAAACATGATTACCAATCGAATCCAAATTTTAGTGGAATCTCACTTACATGATTTTCACAAATTTCCGCTTTCGGCGAATACTCCCCATCTTTCAACCTCCACTAAAGCAGAATCATgctgaagacaaagacgaagataGACAAATCAATTGGACCGACAGCGTAGTGACGCGCGCGCGGTGCTGTGACTGCTGTCAGTCTCGACGGATACACTACACAGAACAAAACTAGGAGAAACAAAAGTATATAACAAATAGCATTGAACCAGGCATCTCCCCGAACAACAAAGCCCAGGTCCTATAGCCTAGACCTACAAAACACTAAACTAATGACGGTAACTAAAATAAGCTAGCTGAGTATTGCCTGTACAGTCTAACCAGAGAGAAATGGTGAGACAGGGAGAGAAGAGGGGATGCATATATGCGCCGCGCGACACTCAGTTTATCTTGTTTCTGCACCTTTGGTGGCCCTAGAACCGCCAGTAAGGCGGTGCGAagtatatatttatatatagacTAGACTCCTAAGGCTTATGGACTAGCGTGCATGGGGAGTATCTTTGCTAGAATGCTGCCTCTTGGGCTTCAGACGCGCCCGTCATAGCAGTAGAATTACTGGCGCAGGACGCCAGCTGCATGAGCGagcttttttcgcttttgtgCGGCCCTAGCTTTGAATTGACCTTACGCGTCTAGGTCCGGTTGCTGGGTGCTTCCTTGCTGAGGACCTGAAGCTTccatttgacgtcgtcgctctgtTCTAGTCTCACTAGTCTGGCGCAGGGTCTGGCGATGCTAGTAGATAGCGCACTTTAGAACAAACCGGATCGAGCAACCATCCCAACAAGGAAGTCGTTTCGACACGCTTTCGGTTAGTTCGCTGATGTAGGAGACGGGAAAACAAGACGTCTTTGcaaaaatcacgtgactagGGATAGAAATATGTCGATTAGTACAGGTCAATAAAAGAAtacaaaaagagaaattgtaCGCGCAGTAGAAAGTGAGTAGTGAACCTAAAGGGCGACTAAAACAAAACTAATGAGTAAAGGTCGAAATAATATACTGTAAATAAGACGAGGTCCTCCTAAAAATACTTGAGTAGCTTCTCTGCACCTGAGACCATAGGTAATTAGGGGATTTTCTGCAAATACATTCGAGTTGCTTTTACCAGGAAAAATTTCGGAAACTTGCGTTGCGTATCCATTTTGTATCAGCACTTCGATGAGGTTTCTTCGAGTGGCGCTTTTGCCACGAGTATGTGCCCATGTGTCTAGCATCGCCTGTGCGCCGTCACGATCGTGTCGCTCCTTTTGAAACGAGTTCAACTCGTGACTCTCAAAACCTAGCATTGCTCCTATGTCGCGCCACACAGTCAGAACTAGTTTCGAAGCCGTGATTCTTTCTTCTTGAGTAACTGGCACGTCAAATTCTACGAAGAAAAATACGCCAGTTTTCATAGATTTGTCGTGCAACAAAGGACAAAGCACAGCTATACCGCTACAGCCTAGCTGCATAACCCCATAGCGTATCTAATTATAGGACGCAATATATGGCTCACGCGATGTGAAATCTGTCGACAAGGCGTCAAACGCGTCTGAAAAAAGCCGGCCGAGTCGCCCTGCAAACTCCAAATAGAGAAAACGTTTGCATTTGCAGGTATTAATATTGCTTACTTGCAGCGATGGCAGACGGAGAATTAGCCTCAAGAAAAGCCAAATCATTCCTAGCGGCTTtttcctgcaaaaaaagaaatacgaTATTCGCATGCCCAGATTGTTCACCTAtttacttcttcttcagaaagtTTGAGACAGCCACAGTCATTGAGAATCACCAGCAAATACAGCAAGCTTAACTCCCGAGCGGAGTCAGCAAAACTGCTCGTCGTAGCGTCGAGATTTTCACTCCAAAGAGTAATCAATTGATCAGCCGTTCTGCACTGATATCTATCAACTGCTGTAAAGCCAGGCAAACGCTTAGCTAATGCCGATCTCCCATCGGGATCCTTGTCGAGGCACTCGCAAACGGCGTAACGAGCCTCGTATGGaagaaaatagaaatgaTTTTCGGGAAGGGCAAGAAGGTCTTTCAAAGAGTCCTTTATTCCTCTTTCGCTCACTGTTGCGCTCGAATACTTCGAACTCTCGATAGCTTCTTCGACAGCCCGTGATTTGTGTGCGTGAGGAAAGTCTTTGAGCTGCTTCAGTTCATCGCAGCTGATATAAAAAAGACTTAGCACGGTTCCGGGACTTTTAGATTGAAGAACTCTCGTTCCTACGTCCATTAAATCGGACAGATGCTTCTTGCATTGCCCTTCGGAATGCTCGGGACCGCGGACGATGAAATCGATCGCTCTTTCGCGATCTTGTAGTACAATCATTCCTTCAGGGGAATAACGGCCAATTGTTCGCTCAATAATTAGACCACTTTGCCAAAAGATGGGTTCTGACGGATGGAAACATGGAGCAGCTTGTGCGCTGATCTGAATGTGAGGCATAGTTCCTGGAGGAATTATATCGGTCACGTTCTCGCTCATTAAGCGACGTCCGACGTAGACAGTCATATCACGATTTTCTCGCCACACGCGAGGCGAGCGATGTTCTTCAAATAGCGCTGGAAACAGGTACGTCTGGTTGGGAATCAAAGACATGTAGCATATTTGGGAACGACAAAGAAGAGAGATTATATCGTCGGCATTTTCGAACTTTCGCTGGTTGAAGGTCTCAAGCACTCTCACGATTATTTCTCTACTTATTGCGCCAGCGACAGGACGATCAAGATAAGCTTGAGAAGACAGCAGTGGACTGATGACATTGCCAAAAAGCCACGGAAGATTTAAAACGATTGTGCTGTCTACAACAAGAATCTAGAAAAGTACACACACTGCATGTATATTTGCCGTAATTGCAAGAGATTCGTACTCACTTCTCCTATCTCTTGCAAAACCTCGACCAGAAGATTTTGATCCTGCTCTGAAAGACCAGCGCAGACACTTTCAACCATAAGTCTTTTAAAAACGGTAGCGTCAATGAACCGGATGCAAGAGGATTCGTCAAACTATAAAGCAACGAATTAATCGTCCGCTCTCAGGCAGAGTAGGTAACATGTATAACTCGCCTTGTCGCTATTAGGAACTAAACGGTGGCTCTTCAAGGCAGAAATGACGTTTTGACGCAAATTTGAAGTAAGACTGTAGCTGGATGACGCTGACAAAAAACGATAGAAAAAGCCTAGGATGTTTGTCGGTGAACTTCTGGCAGAACTCGGATTTCGCACGATCGGCAAAAACGTCTTTCTGACTTCTTCGATAATTGCTGGAACACCTTTCGCAgtctaaaaagaaacaaagctTTAGTTTGAAATCCAATGTAGCAGAGGACATGCAGCGTAATAAGACCAAGCGTGAAGCTGTTTACTTTAAGAGCGAAGAGCTTTAATCGACGAAGAGTTTGCTTAAATCGTTCAAATTCGATATTCTGCGTTTTGCGACAGTCTAAATGATGATAGCTGACATAAAACCAGTAACCAAACGTGGCCTGAAGATACGAAACGAGACTGTTCAACACGGCTGCGCCAAAACTATACCCAACCCGATCTAGCTTGCTGCCTATTACTACAAGGTGGGCTTTTTCCGAAGGAAAAATGCTGCGTTTTAAGAATGACACCCAATAGTGGCTCGATCTCCTCAGTTCCTCTTCGCCTCGCGTCAAATCGACAACGAGAAtgaagatcgtcgaagatgCTGAAAACCAAGGCCCGAGCATTTTGTAAAAGAATTGTAGGCAGGCACTATCGAAAAGTAGAAGCTTGCCCGCAAACGTCGTATCGGCAGTGAAGATGTCAGCGATGGACTGAACACCTCCGCCCTTTTCCCCGCGATTCATCACGGAATTGATAAGAGTTGTTTTTCCAGCTCCAGATTCGCCAACTAGACAAACCTTCACTTCGTCCTGATCTTTTATTCCTTTTGCGTGAAGCTCTCTGTATCGGTATTGAGCCTTaatcgaaatgacgtcaccatgGAAACAAAGTTGTGAGAGTAAACGACGTACCCAAAAACcgaagaaaacgttcttAAGTTCTAATGGAAAGGGAAATTCGTGGGGAAGACGTCCGTCCTAACACGAAATGTTGGCAAGTTTTCATTTTAGAGCACAGTGCATGCGTACTTACTTCATCGCGGACTGCGGCGAGTACAGGCGATCGAGAGAGGATCGATTTCACGATAAAAACAGCGTCGCTGGAAATTTCGCTTACTGAAGCATGCTGCTGTTTAATGATTTGCACAACTGACTCGTCACACTATAAAGCATAAGgtatattaattaacattaTATTGCTATCTCAACACTGGAAGTCTTACAAAGGAATCGAGATTTGCAACAGAAGCTA is a window encoding:
- the LOC136190872 gene encoding uncharacterized protein, whose amino-acid sequence is MVHIGKDTSKQYSGTFCQSRFLSAFASLDFADESLKSELRMKKIKAILEETEKALKGSSVFANIQFVKKESLRKLTGAALTAKRNVDAVQHMLSSTFPMIEKNRRSALEAAFRIGNAEYVKTLIDTGVDVRKARGNGRFALEEACRSSRLKVAEVLVRAGANVDEEDEFGRFPLLAACEKGNTEVTRLLIDSGAAVNKTNKSGQFALEAACNSGDNATAEFLIDAGADVNLSGKSLLLQACSSGYTDMVKLLLRKGCNPNVRNPEGKNALYCACFHRHYSIGALLLASVANLDSFCDESVVQIIKQQHASVSEISSDAVFIVKSILSRSPVLAAVRDEDGRLPHEFPFPLELKNVFFGFWAQYRYRELHAKGIKDQDEVKVCLVGESGAGKTTLINSVMNRGEKGGGVQSIADIFTADTTFAGKLLLFDSACLQFFYKMLGPWFSASSTIFILVVDLTRGEEELRRSSHYWVSFLKRSIFPSEKAHLVVIGSKLDRVGYSFGAAVLNSLVSYLQATFGYWFYVSYHHLDCRKTQNIEFERFKQTLRRLKLFALKTAKGVPAIIEEVRKTFLPIVRNPSSARSSPTNILGFFYRFLSASSSYSLTSNLRQNVISALKSHRLVPNSDKFDESSCIRFIDATVFKRLMVESVCAGLSEQDQNLLVEVLQEIGEILVVDSTIVLNLPWLFGNVISPLLSSQAYLDRPVAGAISREIIVRVLETFNQRKFENADDIISLLCRSQICYMSLIPNQTYLFPALFEEHRSPRVWRENRDMTVYVGRRLMSENVTDIIPPGTMPHIQISAQAAPCFHPSEPIFWQSGLIIERTIGRYSPEGMIVLQDRERAIDFIVRGPEHSEGQCKKHLSDLMDVGTRVLQSKSPGTVLSLFYISCDELKQLKDFPHAHKSRAVEEAIESSKYSSATVSERGIKDSLKDLLALPENHFYFLPYEARYAVCECLDKDPDGRSALAKRLPGFTAVDRYQCRTADQLITLWSENLDATTSSFADSARELSLLYLLVILNDCGCLKLSEEEEKAARNDLAFLEANSPSAIAARRLGRLFSDAFDALSTDFTSQFDVPVTQEERITASKLVLTVWRDIGAMLGFESHELNSFQKERHDRDGAQAMLDTWAHTRGKSATRRNLIEVLIQNGYATQVSEIFPGAEKLLKYF